CGAGCTGATGGGTCGCACTGTTCGTGTTAATATTGCTAAGCCTCAACGAATCAAAGAAGGAAGCATACGCCCAGTATGGGCTGAAGATGATTGGTTGCAGAAGCATTCCGGTGCAACGTTAGGAAAAGAAAGTGAAAAGACAGAGAATGGTCACGATAACGGCGACGAAACAAAAGCCAGCGACGAAAAGGATGAAAATGGTGAACCCGTCGAACCGGCAAAAGAAGTGCAAAAAACTCGTAATCCTCAAGTGTACTTCGATATTCGGATCGGCAGCAGTGACGTTGGACGCATTGTGATGCTACTTCGGTAAgacaaatgaaatatttcggtTGATTTCATCGACTGAACATAGAAATAATTTGCAGAGCGGATGTGGTTCCAAAAACAGCGGAAAACTTCAGAAGTTTGTGCACACATGAACAAGGATTCGGCTATAAAGGCAGTACATTCCATCGTGTTATTCCCGAATTCGTAAGATTATCTTTCTAATGTTGTCACGAAAGAGGTCTCATTTTTTCCATTGCGCCATCAGATGTGCCAAGGTGGCGATTTTACAAATAACAATGGCACCGGCGGAAAATCAATTTACGGGAAAAAATTTGCCGACGAAAACTTCATACTGAAACACAACAACTTCGGTACGCTATCAATGGCTAATTCCGGCCCAAATTCCAATGGATCACAGTTCTTCATCACCACTGCCAAGTGAGTTTGGATTGAAAGTCCTATTTGAACTGGACTAATTTTCTCCAATTCTCTAATGTCTTCTTCCAGAACGGATTGGTTGGATGCAAAGCACGTCGTATTCGGACATGTTATAAGTGGTGCTGATGTAGTGCGAAAAATGGAGAAATGCGGCACAAAGAGCGGGGCACCGACACAAAAAGTGACAATTTATTCCTGTGGCGAATTAAAGTAATTTGAGTTTTATCGACAAAAGAATAGTTTgttttcagtgaaattttgttggttttgatttcgaaatataatttttgaacaaaaaaaacctgtgAAGAACAAAGCAGATGCTGTGAGGTTAGCCCCATACAAAATCGTATATCTACTGCGCACGTAACCCTATTGGCTCTTAAGCGAAACTtgaaattgttacaaaaagaaTACATCTGTACGacgtacctttcaaataaaacaaaaattccctaaaaagGTCCCTACTAACTCACGATCCATTGACCCTAATTTATAAAacctttttttcctggattcgCATCATGTAAATCAATCATTTACCGTTACATTTACTTACACTTCGCTAGACATATCACAAAACCACTAATATTTACCAAAGTTACACTCTTCACAGATCACAGACAGACTGATccgcagattcgtcatctacaAATCATTTGCTCTATTGTTTGCTTCGCATTCCATGCATTCCAAACAGCATATTAGTCCCAATAGTCCCAGAACTTAATATGAATCTAGAAATGCTGGTTTGACACACCAGAGATCATTGACCATTCCTAAAATTCAACAAGAATCGATAAACGATAGATGACAATACTAGTATTGAAAAGATAGATTTTGTACACTAGAAGATACTTTACACCTATGTTTTACCAGATTCTAAAGCTTTTTTCACAGGCAGCAAACATATCACCCACCAGGTTCaatatcggatctattacttcatttgatcaaagtattttcacgaaatggatttcaaatcttttacttcatttttttgaacatgTGTTTTGTTATACGTTAATACCGTAGTTTGCCGtttatttctgaattttcttttcgaccGCAGATGACAGGTGAGTGTGTTTCAGATAGGCTTCTGTGGAGTGGATTCGAAACACAAAAGGGTTTTTATTCCGTctttgttttttgattgaaatgaattttctctttgtGGTGCTAGGTTTTGTGTGTACATTTTCATAGTAGCTTCTCactaaatttcgaaatttacaTCGAAAGGTGGcaaaacttttattgtaaattttcaaattactggttcaatcagaaaatttactgctgtcacgtgtaacggaccagtggaaacgactgaagatggttagaccacgctaacctctgaccgTAACTgtatccggaggtcgaaacatcattttatctccactttCGCTTCACATGGGAAAGTTAAGAGTAATTAtgctt
The sequence above is drawn from the Bradysia coprophila strain Holo2 chromosome IV unlocalized genomic scaffold, BU_Bcop_v1 contig_144, whole genome shotgun sequence genome and encodes:
- the LOC119071270 gene encoding peptidyl-prolyl cis-trans isomerase E, with translation MSDKRTIYVGGLADEVTEKLINDAFIPFGDISDIQMPVDYESQKHRGFAFIEYETAEDAAAAIDNMNDAELMGRTVRVNIAKPQRIKEGSIRPVWAEDDWLQKHSGATLGKESEKTENGHDNGDETKASDEKDENGEPVEPAKEVQKTRNPQVYFDIRIGSSDVGRIVMLLRADVVPKTAENFRSLCTHEQGFGYKGSTFHRVIPEFMCQGGDFTNNNGTGGKSIYGKKFADENFILKHNNFGTLSMANSGPNSNGSQFFITTAKTDWLDAKHVVFGHVISGADVVRKMEKCGTKSGAPTQKVTIYSCGELK